The DNA window AGATATCCTCTAGCACAAAAAGGTAGCGCGCCATCTCCGACTCAGCATTTGTGCCATTGAATGAACGCATGCTGAGGTTGACCTTCTCCGCAAGCCGATCAGCTGAACGGGGCAATGTCGACACCCGGGCCCGCTGACCTTCAGCCAGCGACTCTATCGCGGGAACGTCTTCGAGGCGGGCCGGACGCACTATCCACATACTGGCACCCTGTTGCAGTGGAATTTTATCGCTAGTGAGCAGTTCAGTTACGCTCAGGCAGCCTACGCCTGACCTGCAACCTTGGCGGCGGCTCTCTCAAATCGCGCAAGCCCTTCATTCAGGTCTGCTTCCGGAATGATCAGTGAGGGCGCAAAACGCACCACGTTACCGCCGGCAACCAGCGTCAGCACGCCCTCTTCCATAGCCGCAGTCATGAAGGCTTTGGCATCGCCCTGCCAGCGTTCAGTTACTGCGCCGCCCAGCAAGAGCCCAAGACCCCGCACTTCGCTAAAGATGCCGTAGCGCTGCCCGATTTCCTGCAGGCCGTTACGCAACAGGCCGTGCCGTTGCGCCACACCCGCGAGCACTTCCGGCTGCGCGACTATGTCCAGTACCGCACCAGCGACGGCGCAGGCCAGAGGGTTGCCACCATAAGTGCTACCATGGCTACCCACGCTGAAACTCTGACCAATGGCGCTCGTAGTCAGCATTGCGCCCACGGGGAATCCCCCACCCAGCCCTTTCGCGCTGGTCAGGATATCCGGAGTGACTCCGTAGTACTGGTAGGCATAGAGATACCCCGTTCGGCCGACACCCGTCTGCACTTCATCAAAGACCATTAGGGCGTTGTGCCTGTCGCAGAGTTCGCGCACGCCCTGCAGGAATGACTTTTCAGCAGGCGTGACGCCACCCTCGCCCTGCAGCGGCTCGACCACGACGGCGCAGGTGCGGTCTGATATTTTTGCCTCGAGCGATGCAAGGTCGTTGTAGCGCGCGTGGCTGATGCCCTGGGGCGCGGGCCCGAAACCTTCCATGTACTTGGCCTGGCCACCAACCGCTACGGTAAAAAGGGTCCGCCCATGAAACGCATTCTCGAACGCGATCAGTTCGTTTTTTTCGGGTCCGAAGTGTTCCCAGGCGTAGCGGCGCGCCAGCTTGAACGCAGCCTCGTTGGCTTCGGCACCGGAGTTGGCGAAGAAAACTTTTTCCGCGAAGGTCAGTTCGCACAGTTTCCGGGCCAGCTGAAGAGCGGGTTCATTCGTCAGTACGTTGCTCAGGTGCCACAGCTTGCCCGCCTGCTCCGTGAGCGCACGGACGAGGTCCGGGTGGGCGTGGCCCAACGCTGTCACCGCGATGCCACCGGCCAAATCGATATACTCTTTGTCGGCCTGGTCCCACACACGGGAGCCACTGCCGCGCACCGGGATGACGGCCCCAGGCGCGTATGTGGGCATCATGAACTGATCGAAAGTAGAACGATTGACGGGGCTGCTGGTCGGTCGGGTGCTCATTCGAACCTCGGTGGCGTGGGTTTTAAAGTATTTTACAACAGTACTACCCCATGACGCTTGATCCGCAACTCGCCCAGCCGATTCTGTGTTAGCTGATCGCCCTGCTAACTCCGTATTCGCCGGCACCCAAAGCCCGCCCGGTAGCGTTTGCCGCCAGCAGCGAACTGAAACCCGGCGTCTGCCGGCGCCCAAGCGCCCGGTCAACCGGACGCCAGGTTTTTCACCAAGCCTGCGTTTCTGCCAATTACTCCTTCGGCCCGGTCGGGTGGGTCTCGTCGA is part of the Hydrocarboniclastica marina genome and encodes:
- a CDS encoding aspartate aminotransferase family protein → MSTRPTSSPVNRSTFDQFMMPTYAPGAVIPVRGSGSRVWDQADKEYIDLAGGIAVTALGHAHPDLVRALTEQAGKLWHLSNVLTNEPALQLARKLCELTFAEKVFFANSGAEANEAAFKLARRYAWEHFGPEKNELIAFENAFHGRTLFTVAVGGQAKYMEGFGPAPQGISHARYNDLASLEAKISDRTCAVVVEPLQGEGGVTPAEKSFLQGVRELCDRHNALMVFDEVQTGVGRTGYLYAYQYYGVTPDILTSAKGLGGGFPVGAMLTTSAIGQSFSVGSHGSTYGGNPLACAVAGAVLDIVAQPEVLAGVAQRHGLLRNGLQEIGQRYGIFSEVRGLGLLLGGAVTERWQGDAKAFMTAAMEEGVLTLVAGGNVVRFAPSLIIPEADLNEGLARFERAAAKVAGQA